A part of Anser cygnoides isolate HZ-2024a breed goose chromosome 15, Taihu_goose_T2T_genome, whole genome shotgun sequence genomic DNA contains:
- the RBBP6 gene encoding E3 ubiquitin-protein ligase RBBP6 isoform X2, producing the protein MSCVHYKFSSKLNYDTVTFDGLHISLCDLKRQIMAREKLKAADCDLQITNAQTKEEYTDDNALIPKNSSVIVRRIPIGGVKATSKTYVISRTEPVSGTSKAIDDSSASISLAQLTKTANLAEANASEEDKIKAMMSQSGHEYDPINYMKKPLGPPPPSYTCFRCGKPGHYIKNCPTNGDKNFESVPRIKKSTGIPRSFMMEVKDPNTKGAMLTNTGKYAIPTIDAEAYAIGKKEKPPFLPEDPSSSSEEDDPIPDELLCLICKDIMTDAVVIPCCGNSYCDECIRTALLESEEHTCPTCHQTDVSPDALIANKFLRQAVNNFKNETGYTKRLRKIQQQQQQQPPPPPPPPPPLMRQTITRNLQPLMRPTISRQQDPLMIPLASLSSHSAALAPGQPVAAALPVNPSSVIVSDLPPAVSLSLRAEKPDGPFHDADAVIPPALMTAAELSKSSPLSISSLLEEKGYQVPVLRQPALQSLLGPQGQSIPTTGHPMRAGTIRSAGGRPGWELSSNRGRPHSERTQRTQAPTLPASAPVFVPVPPPPLYPPPPHALPLPPGVPPPQFPPQFPPGQPPSAGYTVPPPGYPPAPANMSSAWVPTAVPTAHSNTIPTTQAPPLSREEFYREQRRLKEEEKKKSKLDEFTNDFAKELMEYKKIQKERRRSFSRSKSPYSASSYSRSSYTYSKSRSGSSRSRSYSRSFSRSHSRSYSRSPPYPRRGKGKSRNYRSRSRSHGYHRSRSRSPPYRRYHSRSRSPVFRGQSPTKRTIPQGEGEREYFNRYREVPPYDIKAYYGRSVDFRDPFEKERYREWERNYREWYEKFYKGYAVGAQPRPPVNRENFSPDRFGPPGTRRENSPYARGRREDYAGGQSHRNRNIAGNYPEKLSGRESHGIKDPTKSKEKEVENPLGDGKGNKHKKHRKRRKGDENEGFPTAELLDSARKPREPGTAEDVKTDSLFMLPSRDDATPVRDEPMEADSIAFKPVSEKEKKEKDKPKAKIDKAKRKAEVAAPPKKDNIIKPAKASQEKVDADREKSPRIEPPVKKVKEELPKADSVKTSSSQKDEKATGTPRKVHPKVTKDHPETRPAKEEKTKKDHTKEIKSEKPSNKEDKSKKTVEKGKPSDAKAEKRKRKADEKVDKEHEATSIKASKPESAESKTSPKGKTEPDGEKGERTPEKDKSAFLTTPAKKIKLNRETGKKIVSGENVPPVKEPVEKAEPSSSKVKQEKVKGKARRKVTAADGSGSTLVDYTSTSSTGGSPVRKSEEKPDTKRTVIKTMEEYNNDITAPAEDVIIMIQVPQSKWDKDDFESEEEDIKSTQPPSNIGKPASVVKNVSSKPSNPVKHNEKETELLEKTQKTTKELSYESSQHDAKSSKSSMSNEKGKTKERDHSLSDKDASEKRKSSVQPEKDHSERATEQGNGKNISQSSKDGRSSDKHDSGRGSTAKDFTPNRDKKSDHDSNREHSSSKRRDEKSELARRKDSPSRNRESTSGQKSKPRDERAESSKKGTGDSKRSSYSPPRDRKQSDHKTTHDSKRSLEEHKPLDKNSGKEKEKEKEKEKEKEKEKEKEKEKEKEKEKEKEKEKEKEKEKEKEKEKEKEKEKEKEKEKEKEKEREKEKEKEKEREKEKEKEREKEKEKEKEKEKEKEKEREKEKEKEKEKEKEKEKEKEKEREREKEREKEKEKEREKEKEKEKEKEKEKEKEREKEKEKEREKEKEKEEKEKEKDKHVSEIKSNKEKELGCNKPPLRQESPDAKNEKENMTGQNDKTGVKPKPQVSNPSRLSSDPTRETDEAAFVPDYNESDSESNVSAKDEETVGKNSKELKEKAVDKVKEDTAAPATVDQPEAGRSQSQSSPSVSRSRSQSPSESQTRSHSSSASSGESQDSKKKKKKKEKKKHKKHKKHKKHKKHTGNESELEKSQKHKHKKKKSKKSKDKEKDDQKVKSVTI; encoded by the exons aatacaCAGACGATAATGCCCTGATTCCTAAGAACTCGTCAGTAATTGTTAGAAGAATCCCTATTGGAGGAGTTAAAGCTACCAGCAAAACATACGTTAT aaGTCGAACTGAACCAGTGAGTGGAACATCAAAAGCA attgatgactcttctgCATCTATTTCTCTGGCCCAGCTTACtaag ACTGCCAATCTGGCTGAAGCCAATGCTTCCgaagaagataaaataaaagctatgaTGTCACAGTCTGGCCATGAATATGATCCAATCAA TTACATGAAGAAACCCTTGGGTCCACCTCCACCATCATATACTTGCTTTCGTTGTGGAAAACCTGGCCACTATATCAAGAACTGCCCAACAAATGGG GACAAAAATTTTGAGTCCGTTCCCAGGATTAAAAAGAGCACAGGAATTCCCAGAAGTTTCATGATGGAAGTGAAAGATCCTAACACAAAGGGTGCTATGCTaacaaacactggaaaatatgCAATACCAACAATTGATGC ggAAGCTTATGCtataggaaagaaagagaagcctCCTTTCTTGCCAGAGgatccatcctcctcctctgaaGAAGATGATCCTATTCCAGATGAGTTGTTGTGTCTGATTTGTAAAGATATAATGACAGATGCGGTTGTTATTCCCTGCTGTGGAAACAGTTACTGTGATGAAT GTATCAGAACAGCATTACTGGAATCTGAGGAACATACATGCCCAACATGTCATCAAACAGATGTGTCTCCTGATGCTTTAATTGCCAACAAGTTCTTACGCCAG GCTGTGAACAACTTCAAAAATGAAACTGGCTACACCAAAAGACTCCGTAAGATtcagcagcaacaacagcagcagccgccaccaccgccaccacctccaccaccactgATGAGACAAACAATAACACGCAACCTGCAGCCTCTAATGAGGCCAACAATTTCCAGACAGCAAGATCCACTAATGATTCCATTAGCTTCTCTGTCTTCTCATTCTGCTGCTTTGGCCCCTGGTCAGCCTGTGGCAGCTGCGCTGCCAGTAAATCCGTCTTCTGTCATTGTCTCTGATCTCCCTCCAGCAGTGTCGCTGTCTCTCCGCGCTGAAAAGCCAGATGGACCTTTTCA tgatGCAGATGCTGTTATACCTCCTGCTCTGATGACCGCCGCTGAACTTTCTAAATCTTCCCCTCTGTCAATCAGCAGTTTGTTGGAAGAAAAg GGTTATCAGGTTCCTGTACTAAGACAACCAGCATTACAAAGTCTTCTGGGCCCACAAGGACAATCAATACCCACAACTG GTCATCCCATGAGAGCCGGTACAATTCGCTCGGCAGGCGGCAGGCCAGGTTGGGAACT AAGTTCAAATCGAGGACGCCCGCATAGTGAACGTACACAAAGGACTCAGGCCCCAACACTGCCAGCATCAGCACCAGTCTTTGTGCCTGTGCCTCCACCTCCCTTGTATCCTCCACCTCCCCATGCACTTCCTCTTCCACCGGGGGTACCGCCACCACAGTTTCCTCCTCAGTTTCCACCTGGTCAGCCTCCATCAGCTGGGTACACTGTCCCCCCTCCAGGATatcccccagctcctgcaaaCATGTCATCAGCTTGGGTACCAACAGCAGTACCAACGGCTCATTCAAATACCATCCCAACGACACAAGCACCTCCTTTATCTAGGGAGGAGTTTTACAGAGAACAACGGAGACTTAAAGAGGA ggaaaagaaaaagtccaaACTTGATGAGTTTACAAATGATTTTGCTAAGGAATTGATGGAATATAAAAAGATTCAAAAGGAGCGTAGGCGTTCGTTTTCCAG gtccAAGTCTCCCTATAGTGCTTCATCTTACTCTAGAAGTTCATATACCTACTCCAAGTCAAGATCAGGTTCTTCCCGCTCCCGCTCCTACTCTCGATCATTTAGTCGTTCCCATTCTCGTTCCTACTCGCGATCTCCTCCGTATCCAAGAAGAGGCAAAGGGAAGAGTCGTAACTATCGTTCTAGGTCAAGGTCACATGGTTATCACCGTTCAAGGTCAAGGTCACCTCCATACAGAAGATACCATTCTCGATCAAGGTCTCCAGTATTTAGAGGCCAGTCTCCCACTAAACGGACTATACCgcaaggggaaggagaaagggagtaTTTTAACAGATACAGAGAAGTTCCACCATACGATATAAAAGCTTACTATGGCAGATCTGTTGACTTCAGAGAtccttttgaaaaggaaagataCAGAGAATGGGAAAGGAACTATAGAGAATGGTATGAAAAGTTCTACAAGGGCTATGCTGTTGGTGCTCAACCTCGACCTCCAGTAAATAGAGAGAACTTTTCTCCAGATAGGTTTGGTCCACCTGGAACCAGACGAGAGAATTCGCCATATGCTCGGGGACGTAGGGAGGATTATGCTGGTGGGCAGAGCCATAGAAATCGTAATATAGCTGGAAATTACCCTGAAAAACTTTCTGGAAGAGAGAGCCATGGTATAAAAGATCCTACAAAGTCAAAAGAGAAGGAGGTTGAAAATCCATTGGGAGATggcaaaggaaataaacataaaaaacaccggaagaggagaaaaggggatGAGAATGAAGGATTTCCCACTGCTGAGTTGTTAGACAGTGCAAGAAAACCAAGAGAACCAGGTACAGCAGAAGATGTTAAAACAGACTCTCTGTTCATGCTCCCAAGTAGAGATGATGCCACACCCGTGAGAGATGAACCTATGGAAGCAGATTCTATTGCTTTCAAACCAGTGTCcgaaaaggagaaaaaagagaaggataagccaaaagcaaaaatagaCAAGGCAAAACGGAAAGCAGAAGTGGCTGCTCCTCCTAAAAAAGACAATATAATAAAACCAGCTAAAGCTTCCCAAGAGAAGGTGGACGCCGATCGTGAAAAATCACCTCGAATAGAACCTCCTGTGAAAAAAGTGAAGGAAGAGTTGCCAAAGGCAGACAGTGTTAAAACGTCTTCCTCTCAAAAGGATGAGAAGGCTACTGGTACACCACGGAAAGTTCATCCAAAAGTGACAAAGGATCACCCGGAAACCAGACCAgccaaggaagaaaagacaaagaaggaCCATACAAAAGAAATCAAGTCAGAGAAACCCTCCAACAAAGAGGACAAGTCaaaaaaaactgttgaaaaagGCAAACCTTCTGatgcaaaagctgaaaaaagaaaaagaaaagcagatgaaaaggTTGATAAAGAACACGAAGCAACTTCGATAAAGGCCTCTAAACCAGAAAGTGCTGAATCAAAAACATCACCAAAGGGAAAAACTGAACCTGATggtgaaaaaggagagagaactCCAGAAAAGGATAAATCTGCTTTTCTTACCACTCCTGCAAAAAAGATTAAACTTAACCGAGAAACTGGCAAAAAGATTGTGAGTGGAGAAAATGTGCCACCTGTGAAAGAACCTGTCGAGAAAGCTGagccaagcagcagcaaagttaaacaagaaaaagtgaaaggaaaagcGAGAAGAAAAGTAACAGCAGCTGATGGATCTGGTTCAACTCTTGTAGATTATACCAG tacAAGTTCTACTGGAGGAAGCCCTGTTAGAAAGTCTGAAGAGAAGCCAGATACAAAACGAACTGTCATCAAGACAATGGAGGAGTATAATAATGATATAACTGCTCCTGCTGAAGATGTCATTATTATGATCCAGGTTCCTCAGTCGAAGTGGGATAAGGATGACTTTGAGTCTGAAGAGGAAGACATTAAATCTACCCAGCCTCCTTCAAACATAGGAAAACCTGCTAGTGTAGTAAAAAATGTGAGTAGTAAGCCTTCAAATCCTGTAAAACACAACGAAAAAGAGACTGAGCTTttggagaaaacacagaaaactacAAAAGAGTTGAGTTATGAAAGCTCCCAGCATGATGCAAAAAGTTCAAAAAGTTCGATGTcaaatgaaaaagggaaaaccaaAGAGCGAGATCATTCTCTGTCAGACAAGGATGCTTCTGAGAAGAGAAAGAGCAGTGTTCAGCCAGAAAAAGACCACTCAGAACGTGCAACTGaacaaggaaatggaaaaaatatttctcaatcTTCCAAAGATGGTAGATCTTCAGACAAACATGATTCTGGCCGTGGATCCACTGCTAAAGACTTTACTCCTAACCGAGACAAAAAATCTGACCATGATAGCAACAGAGAGCATTCTAGTTCCAAGCGTAGGGATGAAAAAAGTGAATTAGCAAGGAGAAAAGACTCCCCTTCTCGAAACAGAGAATCTACATCAGGACAAAAAAGTAAACCAAGAGATGAACGAGCAGAGTCCTCCAAAAAGGGCACTGGAGATTCCAAAAGGAGCAGCTACAGTCCTCCACGTGACCGAAAGCAGTCAGATCACAAAACTACTCATGATTCCAAGCGTTCATTAGAGGAGCACAAACCTCTAGATAAAAATTCAGgtaaggaaaaggagaaggagaaagaaaaggaaaaggagaaggagaaagaaaaggagaaggagaaggagaaagaaaaggagaaggagaaggagaaagagaaagaaaaggagaaggagaaggagaaagaaaaggagaaggagaaggagaaagaaaaggaaaaggaaaaagaaaaggaaaaggagaaggaaaaggagagggagaaagaaaaagaaaaggagaaggagagggagaaggaaaaggagaaggagagggagaaggaaaaggagaaggagaaggagaaggaaaaggagaaggagaaggagagggagaaagaaaaggagaaggagaaggaaaaggaaaaggagaaggaaaaggaaaaggaaaaggagagagaaagggagaaggagagagagaaggaaaaggagaaggagagagagaaagaaaaggagaaggaaaaggaaaaggagaaagaaaaggagaaggagagggagaaggaaaaggagaaggagagggagaaagaaaaggagaaggaggagaaagaaaaggagaaggacaAGCACGTGTCTGAAATAAAgagcaataaagaaaaagagttgGGTTGCAATAAGCCACCTTTGAGACAAGAATCACCAgatgcaaaaaatgaaaaagaaaacatgactgGACAAAACGATAAAACTGGTGTCAAGCCTAAGCCTCAGGTAAGCAACCCCTCACGGCTGTCTTCTGATCCAACTCGAGAAACTGATGAGGCTGCATTTGTACCAGACTACAATGAAAGTGACAGTGAAAGTAATGTATCTGCAAAAGATGAGGAAACTGTAGGAAAAAATTCTaaagaattgaaagaaaaagctgttgaTAAGGTTAAAGAGGATACAGCAGCACCTGCCACAGTTGACCAGCCTGAAGCAGGCAGAAGTCAAAGTCAAAGCAGCCCCAGTGTTAGCCGCAGTCGTAGTCAAAGCCCTTCAGAGAGTCAAACTCGAAgccacagcagcagtgccagctcAGGAGAGAGTcaagacagcaagaaaaagaaaaagaagaaagagaagaagaagcacaagaaacacaaaaaacataAGAAGCATAAGAAACACACTGGAAATGAATCAGAATTGGAGAAAAgccaaaaacacaaacacaagaagaaaaaatcaaagaagAGCAAAGATAAAGAGAAAGATGACCAAAAAGTTAAATCTGTCACTATATAG